A single region of the Vanessa atalanta chromosome Z, ilVanAtal1.2, whole genome shotgun sequence genome encodes:
- the LOC125076330 gene encoding uncharacterized protein LOC125076330 has protein sequence MKCAKLHLQDRSTIKSNKTNNEKPRRFCQKRMVNPEHEEDPRWTDVYERFYCNDHENCYLNETNDSVGTHQGREDLFLTVQNLQFQGDVDQRRRSRTSFKYKTLTDSQKHRMFVKQVIDDSYQTDVARSSILSDYAENYTKYFSNNDQSRPSSSKSSIILYSLNNKCKENKSTQVDLRNGQVKKKTKFEKIKSLKKRDLKSTINEELNQNQCDNNSADTKITYHRNGKRKSLTISRADSPATVQVIRVDVVCNYSCSSTISDYDESKKELSTIDTEQDDKENQMVKSKRSYYPKKYVLTNTVKTLDENVSGGKVTLLCKTFKLTDRAKMFLDRKDIDSVNSVRPNTSKVRK, from the exons ATGAAATGCGCTAAACTCCACCTTCAAGATAGATCAACGATAAAATCAAACAAGACGAATAATGAGAAGCCTAGGAGATTCTGTCAGAAACGAATGGTTAATCCGGAACACGAAGAAGACCCTCGTTGGACTGATGTTTATGAaag ATTCTATTGCAACGATCACGAGAACTGTTACTTAAACGAAACAAATGACAGCGTTGGGACTCACCAAGGCCGGGAAGATTTGTTTCTTACAGTCCAAAATTTGCAGTTCCAAGGGGATGTTGACCAGAGAAGGAGATCCAGAACAAGctttaaatacaaaactttaaCCGATAGCCAAAAGCATCGAATGTTTGTTAAACAAGTAATTGACGACTCATATCAAACTGACGTGGCGCGGTCTTCAATCCTCAGCGATTATGCCGAAAACTACACAAAATACTTTTCAAACAACGACCAGTCTAGACCATCATCTAGTAAATccagtattattttatacagctTGAATAACAAATGTAAAGAAAACAAATCGACTCAAGTTGACTTAAGAAATGGTcaagtaaagaaaaaaacaaaatttgaaaagattaaaagtttaaaaaaacgtGACCTCAAATCAACTATCAATGAAGAActtaatcaaaatcaatgtgACAATAACTCTGCGGATACAAAAATCACATATCACAGAAATGGAAAAAGAAAAAGTCTTACTATTTCAAGAGCAGATAGTCCTGCCACAGTTCAAGTTATTCGGGTTGATGTTGTCTGTAATTACAGCTGTAGCTCCACAATATCTGATTACGACGAAAGTAAGAAAGAACTAAGCACTATTGACACAGAACAGGACGACAAGGAAAATCAAATGGTGAAATCAAAAAGATCTTATTACCctaaaaaatatgtcttaacAAATACCGTCAAAACCTTAGACGAGAATGTTTCTGGTGGAAAAGTCACATTGTTGTGTAAGACCTTTAAACTGACTGATCGGGCAAAAATGTTCTTAGATAGAAAAGACATTGATTCAGTTAATTCTGTTAGACCGAATACCAGTAAAGTTAGAAAATAA